A section of the Methanococcus vannielii SB genome encodes:
- a CDS encoding MBL fold metallo-hydrolase RNA specificity domain-containing protein, translating into MAIVKFHGGCHQIGKSCVEVNTKKSKILLDCGMDPSDNSLPDIKDSEYDAVLVSHAHLDHCGAIPYFNFKKVYCNPPTADLMYNVWKDTVNLSKIYKEEDIKKTMDVIKTVKYREEKQVTSDIKMKMHDAGHILGSSSIYLDVDGKKLLYTGDINEIETRTLCSADTDIDEIDTIIIESTYGSPLDIKPARKVLEKQLIDEISETIENGGKVIIPVFAVGRSQEIIVVINNYMKSGALKEVPIYVNGSLTHTIGMYMGYSEWLNPKIKNTIENRINPFGNLIKNSDEVFNKEPCIIISTSGMVQGGPILQYLSLLKNPKNKLILTGYQAEGTIGRSLEEGVKEITPFKRAIPVNGTVIKVEFSAHADYNSLIRYLKKIPEPKKAIVMHGERYQALSLAMTIWKTFKIPAIAPTNGSILPLF; encoded by the coding sequence ATGGCAATTGTAAAATTTCATGGTGGATGCCACCAAATTGGAAAATCGTGTGTAGAGGTAAACACTAAAAAATCAAAAATACTCCTTGATTGTGGGATGGATCCATCAGACAATAGTTTACCTGATATTAAAGACTCAGAATATGATGCAGTTTTAGTTTCACATGCACACCTTGACCACTGCGGTGCAATACCTTATTTTAACTTCAAAAAAGTCTATTGTAATCCTCCAACAGCGGATTTAATGTATAACGTATGGAAGGATACCGTAAATCTTTCGAAAATATACAAAGAAGAAGATATTAAAAAAACTATGGATGTAATCAAAACAGTGAAGTACAGAGAAGAAAAACAGGTTACTTCCGACATAAAAATGAAAATGCACGATGCAGGACATATTTTAGGAAGTTCTTCAATTTATTTAGACGTGGATGGAAAAAAACTATTATATACTGGAGATATTAATGAAATAGAAACTAGAACGCTCTGTTCGGCAGATACGGATATTGATGAAATTGATACAATAATTATAGAATCTACTTACGGGTCACCACTTGACATTAAACCTGCAAGAAAAGTTTTAGAAAAGCAGCTTATTGATGAAATTTCTGAAACTATTGAAAACGGTGGAAAGGTAATAATTCCAGTATTTGCTGTTGGGAGATCTCAGGAAATTATTGTTGTTATAAATAACTACATGAAAAGTGGAGCACTAAAAGAAGTTCCAATATATGTTAATGGTTCTTTAACACACACCATTGGAATGTACATGGGATATTCCGAATGGCTAAACCCAAAAATAAAAAATACAATTGAAAACAGGATAAATCCCTTTGGAAACCTAATAAAAAATTCTGATGAAGTATTTAATAAAGAGCCGTGTATTATAATATCCACTTCAGGAATGGTTCAGGGAGGGCCAATTTTACAGTACTTATCTCTTTTAAAAAATCCTAAAAATAAGCTGATATTAACAGGTTATCAAGCTGAAGGCACCATTGGTAGAAGTCTTGAAGAGGGAGTAAAAGAAATAACCCCGTTTAAAAGAGCAATTCCAGTAAATGGGACGGTTATAAAGGTTGAGTTTTCTGCACATGCCGATTATAATTCCCTTATAAGATATTTAAAAAAGATACCTGAGCCAAAAAAGGCAATAGTAATGCACGGAGAAAGATATCAAGCTCTTTCATTAGCAATGACCATCTGGAAGACATTTAAAATTCCTGCAATCGCACCTACAAACGGGAGTATTTTACCGTTATTTTAA
- a CDS encoding transglutaminase-like domain-containing protein, whose translation MKSNTKKLTYFLVISFLAYSTFSFMHTSFDTADFLNILDKSGLYPVKYTSEKLPKYFFEDSIEVYLSKEELLKTKNISNALKGNSIEESIWNIIIFESENIEYDYEKALLKTPTITYWVNGKIEVNDPYNNTIQTPYETLLKKKGICMDYSLLTASILLNQNYSPIYILNFESKGNPGHAATAVNLYGNYYVIDQHPPILELFSYIDYKKNSENYQIDNITFYRIELRDEKVHYDVGFESVADYNISAEKYESIPSLSRNIMTLFEKNYDISSDSNIIYLDSTTYLPKGYEKGITLKYFFEVTSYDAIFHKQYSDWVFWHIKKDSALNGYRISDYNKIWVKSSHDGKKLTITLNLAKK comes from the coding sequence ATGAAATCAAATACCAAAAAATTAACATACTTTCTTGTAATTTCCTTTTTAGCATATTCAACATTCTCATTTATGCATACAAGTTTTGATACAGCTGATTTTTTAAATATTTTAGATAAATCTGGGCTTTATCCGGTAAAATATACTTCCGAAAAACTCCCAAAATACTTCTTTGAAGATTCAATTGAGGTTTACTTATCAAAAGAAGAACTTTTAAAAACAAAAAATATTTCAAATGCATTGAAAGGAAATTCAATAGAAGAATCTATATGGAATATAATAATTTTTGAAAGCGAAAACATTGAATACGATTACGAAAAAGCACTTTTAAAGACTCCTACAATTACGTATTGGGTTAACGGAAAAATAGAAGTAAACGACCCATATAATAATACCATACAAACCCCATATGAAACTTTATTGAAGAAAAAAGGAATTTGTATGGATTACTCTCTCCTTACTGCATCAATTCTTTTAAATCAAAATTATTCTCCGATATATATCCTTAATTTTGAATCTAAAGGAAACCCCGGTCATGCAGCCACTGCAGTAAATTTATATGGAAATTACTATGTTATAGACCAGCATCCCCCAATACTGGAGCTTTTCAGCTATATTGATTACAAAAAAAACAGCGAAAACTACCAAATAGATAATATAACATTTTACAGGATTGAATTAAGGGATGAAAAAGTGCATTATGATGTAGGGTTTGAAAGTGTAGCTGATTACAATATTTCGGCTGAAAAATATGAAAGTATTCCAAGCCTTTCAAGGAATATAATGACGTTGTTTGAAAAAAATTACGATATTTCTAGTGATTCAAATATTATATATCTTGATTCAACCACTTATCTTCCAAAAGGTTACGAAAAAGGCATAACTTTGAAATATTTCTTTGAAGTTACTAGCTACGATGCAATTTTTCATAAACAATATTCCGATTGGGTATTTTGGCATATCAAAAAAGATTCAGCCTTAAATGGTTACCGAATTTCAGATTATAATAAAATTTGGGTAAAAAGTTCTCACGACGGAAAAAAACTTACAATAACATTAAATTTAGCTAAAAAATAG
- a CDS encoding thymidylate synthase yields the protein MLLLKKQTVKSAFEEMIPRIMKYGTDMVTEDNQKCKEIMNMVIEITNPKDKSISKLYPLGERAVKSYTEQLINGCTATFVYDYHERIFKYPNDLKNRKFDQIEYIVNKLKSEKNSRRAVSITWNPYIDTEVKDVPCLQFVQFLIRDNKLYQTVLFRSNDAFLAFHANAIGLISLGELIAEKLGIELVRYTHHSVSMHVYFERDADNLKKFNF from the coding sequence ATGTTACTCTTAAAAAAACAGACAGTTAAATCTGCATTTGAAGAAATGATTCCAAGAATAATGAAATATGGTACTGATATGGTTACCGAAGATAATCAAAAATGTAAAGAAATAATGAATATGGTAATTGAAATTACAAATCCAAAAGACAAATCCATATCTAAATTGTATCCGCTTGGGGAACGGGCAGTTAAATCATATACTGAACAGTTGATAAATGGATGTACCGCAACTTTTGTTTATGATTACCATGAAAGAATTTTCAAATATCCAAACGATTTAAAGAATAGAAAATTCGATCAAATTGAATATATTGTAAACAAATTAAAAAGTGAGAAAAATTCAAGGCGAGCAGTTTCAATTACGTGGAACCCATATATTGATACTGAAGTAAAGGACGTTCCATGTTTACAATTTGTACAGTTTCTTATACGGGATAATAAACTTTATCAGACGGTTCTTTTCAGGTCAAATGATGCGTTTTTAGCATTCCACGCAAATGCAATAGGGTTAATTAGTCTTGGAGAATTAATTGCAGAAAAATTAGGAATTGAATTAGTAAGATATACTCATCATTCAGTTTCAATGCATGTTTATTTCGAAAGGGATGCAGATAATTTGAAAAAATTTAATTTTTAA
- a CDS encoding tRNA (adenine-N1)-methyltransferase, protein MNNKRLIIDSREKKYLLNRDVENFGNDMGVVDLKEIDDGSYLTTHKGGEFYVLTPTIHDIVKKMKRTVTTLLPKDIGLIIAECGVENGELIVEAGTGSAALTIYLSNAVGKEGKVVTYEKRPEFAVVARKNLEIVNSVRKNQKITGFEEEIEEGTFEEKGLYNVIQKIGDVTDGIDEENVDVVVLDMPDPWNVVPHAKKALNKAKGRIAIYVPYVEQAKKGVEALKEHGFLDIKTVECIVRDIEISEKGVRPSTRMIGHTGYITTARVCPERKEENKFVKKETLE, encoded by the coding sequence ATGAATAATAAAAGATTAATTATAGACAGTCGTGAAAAAAAATACTTGTTAAATAGGGACGTTGAAAATTTTGGAAATGATATGGGCGTTGTTGATTTAAAAGAAATTGATGATGGTTCATACTTAACAACCCATAAAGGCGGAGAATTTTATGTTTTAACACCTACAATACATGATATTGTTAAAAAAATGAAAAGAACTGTTACAACCCTCCTTCCAAAAGATATAGGATTAATTATTGCAGAATGTGGAGTTGAAAATGGGGAACTTATTGTTGAAGCAGGAACTGGTTCTGCCGCCCTTACAATATACCTTTCAAACGCCGTTGGAAAAGAAGGTAAGGTAGTAACTTACGAAAAAAGACCTGAATTTGCAGTTGTTGCAAGGAAAAATTTGGAGATCGTTAATTCAGTTAGAAAAAACCAAAAAATTACTGGTTTTGAAGAAGAAATTGAAGAAGGAACTTTTGAAGAAAAAGGGCTTTACAATGTAATTCAAAAAATAGGGGATGTTACAGACGGAATTGATGAAGAAAATGTAGACGTAGTTGTTTTAGATATGCCTGACCCTTGGAATGTTGTGCCCCATGCAAAAAAGGCATTGAATAAGGCAAAGGGAAGAATTGCAATATATGTCCCATATGTAGAACAAGCTAAAAAAGGAGTTGAGGCTCTGAAAGAACATGGGTTTTTGGACATAAAAACTGTTGAATGTATTGTTAGAGACATTGAAATTTCAGAAAAAGGAGTAAGGCCTTCAACAAGGATGATAGGACATACTGGATACATTACAACTGCAAGAGTATGCCCTGAAAGAAAAGAAGAAAATAAATTTGTAAAAAAGGAAACTTTAGAATAA
- a CDS encoding PspC domain-containing protein, whose translation MKRLYRSKNEKMLAGVCGGLSIYINIDPTLMRLLWVLLFIINPGVLIAYIIAAVIIPIQPEGVFYNFKDEKNSEECLDNLKVENVEEKNDKYKESN comes from the coding sequence ATGAAAAGACTTTATAGATCTAAAAACGAAAAAATGCTTGCGGGTGTGTGCGGAGGGCTTTCAATATATATCAATATAGATCCAACATTAATGAGGCTCTTATGGGTGTTATTATTCATTATAAACCCAGGAGTATTAATTGCATACATTATAGCAGCAGTAATTATCCCCATACAACCTGAAGGGGTATTTTATAATTTTAAGGATGAAAAAAATTCTGAAGAATGTTTGGATAATTTAAAAGTAGAAAATGTTGAAGAAAAAAACGATAAATATAAAGAAAGTAACTAA
- a CDS encoding amidohydrolase family protein, whose translation MVYLNSNFLYGNEFKFVKGTLVIEDGMIKGFTNEHNLKTINYRGLVIPPLINAHTHIGDSAIKDIGIGKTLDELVKPPNGLKHKFLNSCSDKELVQGMSEGLYELENNGVKAFCDFRENGIKGINLFKQAFKSSNSSITPIILGRPTKNDEKHLKEEISLILDSCEGLGLSGSNEYSNLELKLICKVFKRKNNKIFSIHANEHKGSVDYSKEKYGLSEIERLIKLKVKPDFIIHATHSSSEDISLIKENNIPIVVCPRANSSFNIGLPDVLKLHESGILLGIGTDNFMANSPSLFKEMDFIYKIYHLNPKEILKMATKNSALILGLENVGLIDEGYKGIFTFIKNDNILKTSKNMVASVVTRLENGDVDKSFLNFK comes from the coding sequence ATGGTTTATTTAAATTCCAATTTTTTATATGGCAATGAATTTAAGTTCGTAAAAGGAACCCTTGTTATTGAAGATGGCATGATAAAAGGATTTACTAATGAACACAATCTTAAAACTATAAACTACCGTGGGTTAGTAATACCCCCATTAATTAACGCCCATACACATATCGGGGACTCCGCAATTAAAGATATTGGAATTGGAAAAACTCTTGATGAACTTGTAAAACCACCAAATGGTTTAAAACATAAGTTTTTAAATAGTTGTAGTGATAAAGAATTGGTTCAAGGGATGTCAGAAGGGCTTTATGAGCTAGAAAATAATGGCGTTAAAGCTTTTTGTGACTTCCGTGAAAATGGCATTAAAGGGATAAATTTATTTAAACAGGCTTTTAAAAGTTCAAATTCATCTATAACTCCAATAATTCTTGGAAGACCTACCAAAAATGATGAAAAACATTTAAAAGAAGAAATATCCCTTATTTTGGATAGTTGCGAAGGCCTTGGATTGAGCGGTTCAAATGAGTACTCCAACTTAGAACTTAAGTTAATTTGTAAAGTTTTTAAAAGGAAAAATAATAAAATATTTTCTATTCACGCAAATGAACATAAGGGCTCTGTAGATTACTCAAAGGAAAAATATGGACTTTCAGAAATTGAAAGATTAATCAAGTTGAAAGTTAAGCCCGATTTTATAATACATGCAACTCACTCAAGTTCTGAAGACATCTCCTTAATTAAAGAAAATAATATTCCAATCGTAGTGTGTCCAAGGGCAAATTCATCATTTAATATCGGGCTTCCAGATGTTTTGAAATTACATGAAAGTGGAATACTTCTAGGAATTGGAACAGACAACTTTATGGCAAATTCGCCCTCATTATTTAAAGAAATGGATTTTATTTATAAAATTTACCATTTAAACCCGAAAGAAATTTTAAAAATGGCTACAAAAAATTCTGCTTTGATATTGGGGCTTGAAAACGTTGGATTAATTGACGAAGGATATAAAGGAATATTTACGTTTATAAAAAATGACAATATCTTAAAAACATCTAAGAATATGGTTGCATCAGTTGTAACTCGGCTTGAAAATGGAGATGTGGATAAATCATTTTTAAATTTTAAATAA